The following nucleotide sequence is from Anopheles stephensi strain Indian chromosome 3, UCI_ANSTEP_V1.0, whole genome shotgun sequence.
AGATTATTTCCCCTCGGCACACTTTATGCTCCGGATCGTACGCTGTCCCGAAGCAGGCAAAGGCCATGCGGCAGAAGACACTCCCAACGCGGACGGCTCATCATTGGTGGTATTTGCAATTGTAGCGACAAAGCTGAAAAACATCCCGATGCGCGTCCTCGAACTTGGACTGGACGGTAATCACATCGAGCGTGTGCAGCGTCCCGAGGAGCTAATGGCGGGAGTAGCCGCAGCCCAAAAAGCGGCCATGGTTTGTAACGGGTTGGCACGAGGCAGCATCGCCGGTATGGCGGAAGTTTCGCTGGATCTGTTTTCTCCCAGTGAGAAGCAACAGCCACGCTACACTATTCACGTGCTGGATCAGGCACCCAAACGAGGGAATGGAAAGTATGCCGCTTTCATCGTTCCGCAGGGTCGGGAAACGGAATGGCTTTTTGCAACACCGGCCGGACGAAGGAAATTGCAAGAATCGGCAAAGTTTGATCGTCTCGCGATCGTTACCCTTCACCGAGGGCACGTTTACAGCGATCTGGAGGCAGTGAAAACGGAGCTAGGGGAAAGCGTAAAATCTCTCGCGCCTAATGGCCTCCAAGGCGCCTCGATACCGTACCTTTCCATCGGTGCTGAGGTTGGTCGCCGTGAAACGATCCACACCGGGCGCAGTGAACTGTCCGGAGAGTACGTGGTGGAAGAGATCGCCGGTGACAACGGACGTCTCTTCCGGAGGCTCATATTTCTTTCCAACCAATCCGTTGTCCAGTCGGAAGCGGCACTCAAGATGGCTCGTGTGCGTGGAAGCCGAGCGGCCCAGAAGGTGATCGATCCGGGTTATCTTGCCTGTCAGCATCATCTGTTCATGACGGTGGGCGTACAGCTTGCGGCCAACATGACCAGCCCAAGCAAACCGTGCCCCGTAGCCGTGGTTGGGCTCGGAGGCGGCGGTCTTTGTACGTTTATCCGTGAGTGTCTTAAAAACACCACCCTAACGGCAATCGAAATCGATCCGGAAATTGAACAGATTGCGGTCAAATACTTCGGTCTAACACTGGACCAACGTTTGCGGGTGGTTATTGCTGACGGAGTTCAATTTCTAGCGGACGAAGCGGCCCGTGGTGCGCACTATTCCGCGCTCCTGTTCGATGTCGACAGTAAGGATCCGAGCGTGGGCATGAGCTGTCCACCGGCAGCCTTCGTAGAGCGGACTGTACTGGCCAATGTGCGGAAAATTATCGGCGACACGGGACTGTTTGTGCTGAACCTGGTGTGCCGTAACGATAGTCTCCGCGAGACGACGGTTGAAGCGCTAAAGCAAACGTTCCGCTACGTGCTGTCGTATCAGCTCGAGGAGGATGTGAATGAAATTTTCTACTGCACGGATAACGAGCGGCTGAAGGAGGTGACCAACTGGCAGGAACTGCTGCGAACGGCGGCCGACGACGTGAACAAGCTGGCACGGAAGGAAAAGTTAACGATGGAGCAGGAGCTGGTTGATTTGAGTGATTTTATCGCTGCGCTTAAAATATAGGTGTGgtgcaataaaatatttgttaaacaaaattgtttaaaacccCCACTCAAATAGGCGTCACAAAAGGTTCACAATACGTAGGTAAGTAGGTCGCGTTACTCTAATTAATAAAACCTATGGACTAGTGATGGGCGAGTCGACACGAACCTACAGGGGTCGAGCCATCCGTAAGCGACTCGCAATCGTTCGGGTCGTATTCCTAATTCCAGTGAGTTCGAATCGACCCGTAGCGATTTCTGGACGATCCATGGATTAGACCGAACTCGTCGAACCTACGGGTCGATCCGAACGACCAGAACCTAGAGGTCGAACCCAGGGTTCGACCCAAACTAGCTGCACCCATGGGTCAAACTCGGTTCCTATAAGATCGTACTCGACTCCGGGTCGATCCGGGGAAAGAGTCTTATGACCCATCACTACTATGGTCTTTACATTTGATAAAGGCAGATGTTCTACAATGCCAAAGGAGATGTAATACACCCAAAGAGAAAGGTTTAGTTTCTTTCAAACGTCCCCAATATCCTATTACACTTGTCCTAAAACTGTGAGTAACAGCTACTATTGataacaaaataatttattttcggtTTCTACATAAACGTTTCAACGACAGGGATTCCTCTCACCTTAGCCATCTCCGCCCTATGAGCAACTCTTATTACATTTTCCAATTTGAACCAAAGCCGAAGAAAAGCTACGTGcaattcgtgtgtgtgtgtgtctttgcttTCTTCGTCGTCGCATCCCCTTCAAAGCCTACGATAGTGCAACCACGAAAACTAGTGCTGTGTCACAATCCACTAAACAACATCGGTTGGTACTGTTATTTGTttatcggtttttttttatcggggTACAGATTAAGCTTCCTTATTGTTTACCATTTAAAACCGCTTTGCGATCCGAGAGTTCGAAACCGTAGAAACCTAGATCCGAGAATAGCTATGGCTTGATACCGATACGATGTGCTGCAATTTTGGATAATTTATTTAGCTCTCCCTCATCACCCTTCAGTCTACCCGGGGAATTGATTAATCTAATTTTTGGTTatccgaataaaaaaaaagcacatttttaatacaaatgcaacaacacaacagcGAACCCCCGTATGCAATCACTGGCCCATTTACGTTCCTCGTTACGTGTTTAACACATACAACTTTCACTTTAACATTCATTTgacgggtggggggggggggggaacggTACACACCTAAGGCAAAGAACAAGACACGTATTCAAggggcttttttgtttgctttttcttcgcaaaatcacaaaacgaaacgataactcgaattgtgttttttttcctaaaatgGCAAGAGCGATAACAAAATGGTTTAGGATTTATCCGCGCTGAACGGACACTACTTGGAACACTAATATCCCTATTACACATTACTATAGTATGTTTCGCGGACTATTCCAGGGATAGGAATAACCACTCAGTTACGTGAATTAATTCCGAATGAATGAGTTAAATCTTATACTCACTTTGTAGGAGTTTAATTACGAGAAATGATTCAACTCTCCACGCAGACGACTCACTTCTC
It contains:
- the LOC118514289 gene encoding eEF1A lysine and N-terminal methyltransferase homolog isoform X2 yields the protein MKSLWSVAVIRSLAWTCTMWASSEKITNIDISPVVIKQMQEANRTTRPEMAWNQMDATAMTFPDETFSVVLDKGTLDALFTDESAEVVSVVQKYFTEIGRVLRGAGRYVCISLLQEHILRKVVDYFPSAHFMLRIVRCPEAGKGHAAEDTPNADGSSLVVFAIVATKLKNIPMRVLELGLDGNHIERVQRPEELMAGVAAAQKAAMVCNGLARGSIAGMAEVSLDLFSPSEKQQPRYTIHVLDQAPKRGNGKYAAFIVPQGRETEWLFATPAGRRKLQESAKFDRLAIVTLHRGHVYSDLEAVKTELGESVKSLAPNGLQGASIPYLSIGAEVGRRETIHTGRSELSGEYVVEEIAGDNGRLFRRLIFLSNQSVVQSEAALKMARVRGSRAAQKVIDPGYLACQHHLFMTVGVQLAANMTSPSKPCPVAVVGLGGGGLCTFIRECLKNTTLTAIEIDPEIEQIAVKYFGLTLDQRLRVVIADGVQFLADEAARGAHYSALLFDVDSKDPSVGMSCPPAAFVERTVLANVRKIIGDTGLFVLNLVCRNDSLRETTVEALKQTFRYVLSYQLEEDVNEIFYCTDNERLKEVTNWQELLRTAADDVNKLARKEKLTMEQELVDLSDFIAALKI
- the LOC118514289 gene encoding eEF1A lysine and N-terminal methyltransferase homolog isoform X1, whose amino-acid sequence is MNLLPKSTADFGSTEYWNSFFRKRGKQAFEWYGEYPELCDQLHQYIKVKDEILVVGCGNSKLSMDLYDVGFKKITNIDISPVVIKQMQEANRTTRPEMAWNQMDATAMTFPDETFSVVLDKGTLDALFTDESAEVVSVVQKYFTEIGRVLRGAGRYVCISLLQEHILRKVVDYFPSAHFMLRIVRCPEAGKGHAAEDTPNADGSSLVVFAIVATKLKNIPMRVLELGLDGNHIERVQRPEELMAGVAAAQKAAMVCNGLARGSIAGMAEVSLDLFSPSEKQQPRYTIHVLDQAPKRGNGKYAAFIVPQGRETEWLFATPAGRRKLQESAKFDRLAIVTLHRGHVYSDLEAVKTELGESVKSLAPNGLQGASIPYLSIGAEVGRRETIHTGRSELSGEYVVEEIAGDNGRLFRRLIFLSNQSVVQSEAALKMARVRGSRAAQKVIDPGYLACQHHLFMTVGVQLAANMTSPSKPCPVAVVGLGGGGLCTFIRECLKNTTLTAIEIDPEIEQIAVKYFGLTLDQRLRVVIADGVQFLADEAARGAHYSALLFDVDSKDPSVGMSCPPAAFVERTVLANVRKIIGDTGLFVLNLVCRNDSLRETTVEALKQTFRYVLSYQLEEDVNEIFYCTDNERLKEVTNWQELLRTAADDVNKLARKEKLTMEQELVDLSDFIAALKI